A section of the Roseomonas marmotae genome encodes:
- the trpA gene encoding tryptophan synthase subunit alpha, with protein sequence MAQQARGRIAARFARLKQEGRGALMPFLEAYDPDPATSMAILRGMPGAGADLIELGVPFSDPMADGPTIQLAGQRALKAGGTLAGALAMVRDFRRDDDETPIILMGYLNPILSYGTDRFCTDAASSGVDGLIVVDLPPEEADILAPCTTAQGLDLIRLVAPTTDDARLPKVLNGTSGFIYYVAIAGITGTRSAEAGTLEQAIPRLRKFTDLPIAIGFGVRTPQQAAEAARIADGAVVASALIETLAKSLDEQGRAAPDTVRRVLDQVRDLASAVRGN encoded by the coding sequence GTGGCGCAACAGGCGCGCGGCCGGATCGCCGCGCGCTTCGCGCGGCTGAAGCAGGAAGGGCGCGGCGCGCTGATGCCCTTCCTGGAAGCCTATGATCCCGACCCCGCCACCAGCATGGCCATCCTGCGCGGCATGCCCGGCGCGGGGGCGGACCTGATCGAGCTCGGCGTGCCGTTCAGCGACCCGATGGCGGATGGCCCGACCATCCAGCTCGCCGGGCAGCGCGCGCTGAAGGCGGGCGGGACGCTCGCCGGGGCGCTGGCCATGGTGCGGGACTTCCGCCGCGACGATGACGAGACGCCCATCATCCTGATGGGCTACCTCAACCCCATCCTCTCCTACGGCACCGACCGCTTCTGCACCGATGCCGCCTCCTCCGGCGTGGATGGGCTGATCGTGGTGGACCTGCCGCCCGAGGAAGCCGATATCCTGGCCCCCTGCACCACGGCGCAGGGGCTGGACCTCATCCGGCTGGTGGCCCCCACCACCGATGATGCGCGGCTGCCCAAGGTGCTGAACGGCACCAGCGGCTTCATCTACTATGTCGCCATCGCCGGCATCACCGGCACCCGCAGCGCCGAGGCCGGCACGCTGGAACAGGCCATCCCGCGCCTGCGGAAATTCACCGACCTGCCCATCGCCATCGGCTTCGGCGTCCGCACGCCGCAGCAGGCGGCGGAGGCGGCGAGGATCGCCGATGGCGCCGTGGTGGCCTCCGCGCTGATCGAGACCCTGGCCAAGAGCCTGGACGAGCAGGGCCGCGCGGCGCCGGATACGGTGCGGCGCGTGCTGGACCAGGTGCGCGACCTGGCCAGCGCCGTGCGCGGCAACTGA
- the trpB gene encoding tryptophan synthase subunit beta yields the protein MNQPLTNSLRQGPDARGRFGQFGGRYVAETLMPLLLELEQAYDAAKKDAAFMAEWRWLLKDYVGRPSPLWFARRLTEHLGGAKVYLKREELNHTGAHKINAVLGQILLARRMGRHRILAETGAGQHGVATATACALFGMKCVVYMGATDVERQAPNVFRMKLLGAEVVPVTAGAGTLKDAMNEALRDWVANIHDTYYCIGTVAGPHPYPQMVRDFQCVVGEETREQILELEGRLPDALVCAVGGGSSAMGLFHPFLDDKEVALWGVEAAGRGMDTKEHAASLNRGRPGVLHGNMTYLLQDRHGQIQEAHSISAGLDYPGIGPEHSWLHETGRATYVGITDDEALEAFQLCSKLEGIIPALESSHGLAQVMKLAPTMGKDKIIVLNLSGRGDKDIFTVAKHLGEQL from the coding sequence TTGAACCAGCCGTTGACCAATTCGCTCCGTCAGGGTCCCGATGCGCGTGGGCGCTTCGGCCAGTTCGGTGGCCGCTATGTCGCCGAGACCCTGATGCCCCTGCTGCTCGAACTGGAGCAGGCCTATGACGCCGCCAAGAAGGACGCGGCGTTCATGGCGGAGTGGCGATGGCTGCTGAAGGATTATGTCGGCCGCCCCAGCCCGCTCTGGTTCGCCCGCCGGCTGACGGAACACCTCGGCGGCGCCAAGGTCTATCTGAAGCGCGAGGAGCTGAACCACACCGGCGCGCATAAGATCAACGCCGTCCTCGGCCAGATCCTGCTGGCGCGGCGCATGGGCCGCCACCGCATCCTGGCCGAGACCGGGGCGGGGCAGCATGGCGTCGCCACCGCCACGGCCTGCGCCCTCTTCGGCATGAAATGCGTCGTCTATATGGGCGCAACCGATGTCGAGCGGCAGGCGCCGAACGTCTTCCGCATGAAGCTGCTGGGCGCGGAGGTGGTGCCCGTCACCGCCGGCGCCGGCACGCTGAAGGACGCGATGAACGAGGCGCTGCGGGACTGGGTCGCGAATATCCACGACACCTATTACTGCATCGGCACCGTCGCCGGCCCGCATCCCTATCCGCAGATGGTGCGGGACTTCCAATGCGTGGTGGGCGAGGAGACGCGCGAGCAGATCCTGGAACTGGAAGGCCGCCTGCCGGATGCACTGGTCTGCGCCGTCGGCGGCGGCTCCTCGGCCATGGGGCTCTTCCACCCCTTCCTGGACGACAAGGAGGTGGCGCTCTGGGGCGTCGAGGCCGCCGGGCGCGGCATGGACACCAAGGAGCACGCGGCCTCCCTCAACCGGGGTCGCCCTGGCGTGCTGCATGGCAACATGACCTACCTGCTGCAGGACCGGCACGGGCAGATCCAGGAGGCGCATTCCATCTCGGCCGGGCTGGACTATCCCGGCATCGGCCCGGAGCATTCCTGGCTGCACGAGACCGGCCGCGCCACCTATGTCGGCATCACCGATGACGAGGCGCTGGAGGCCTTCCAGCTCTGCTCGAAGCTGGAGGGCATCATCCCCGCGCTGGAATCCTCGCACGGCCTGGCGCAGGTGATGAAGCTCGCCCCCACCATGGGTAAGGACAAGATCATCGTGCTGAACCTCTCCGGGCGCGGGGACAAGGACATCTTCACCGTCGCCAAGCATCTGGGAGAGCAGCTGTGA